In Flavobacterium sp. CBA20B-1, one DNA window encodes the following:
- a CDS encoding porin family protein: protein MKKNFNILLLLVSVQAFSQATDTIPELERTIKVTDPFYREDQFYVGVTHSLLLKKPNGINQRSISIGTNFGFLRDFPINKQRTLAIAPGVGFAFYNLRHNLALVDDASIAFAIDDNPDKNVQKLSYIEIPIEFRWRTSKVHSHKFWRIYTGIKYSYLLNSTSKYRGDLGNYTFKNPHFFSKSNLGVYVAAGFNTWNFYAYYGFKPLYAQNIIDSESHFNMLNLGLMFYIL from the coding sequence ATGAAAAAAAATTTTAACATATTGCTTCTTTTGGTTTCTGTACAAGCATTTTCGCAGGCAACAGATACCATTCCGGAATTGGAACGCACCATAAAAGTTACCGATCCTTTTTATCGGGAAGACCAGTTTTATGTGGGCGTAACACACAGTTTGTTGCTAAAAAAGCCCAATGGTATCAATCAAAGATCTATTTCCATAGGAACCAATTTTGGCTTTTTGAGAGATTTTCCAATCAATAAACAACGCACTTTAGCCATTGCACCGGGCGTGGGTTTTGCATTTTATAATTTGCGACACAATTTGGCTTTGGTTGATGATGCTTCGATTGCCTTTGCAATAGACGATAATCCAGATAAAAACGTTCAAAAGCTCTCGTATATCGAAATTCCAATCGAATTTCGCTGGCGCACTTCCAAAGTGCATTCACATAAATTTTGGCGTATTTACACAGGAATTAAATACAGCTATTTACTGAATTCTACTTCAAAATACCGAGGCGATTTAGGGAATTATACCTTCAAAAATCCCCATTTTTTCTCCAAATCAAACCTTGGTGTGTATGTTGCGGCAGGTTTCAATACATGGAATTTTTATGCTTATTATGGCTTTAAACCCTTGTATGCCCAAAATATTATCGATAGTGAAAGTCATTTTAATATGTTGAATCTGGGGCTGATGTTTTATATTTTGTAA